A window of Pedobacter lusitanus contains these coding sequences:
- a CDS encoding histone deacetylase family protein, giving the protein MIKIAYHSLYAHPLPEGHRFPMLKYELIPGQLLHEGIITPDHLFEPEPLSEDIVLLSHDPAYWAQLRDFTLPPREQRRIGFPLNAQLVERELRIAQGTIDGALFAKEYGLAFNVAGGTHHAGSNWGEGFCLLNDQAIAANYLLNKGLFKRILIIDLDVHQGNGTAQILENEPRVFTFSMHGEKNFPFRKEISDLDIGLDADTGDDAYLSLLAETLPELYQKHQPDFVFYLSGVDVLSTDKLGKLAMSKAGCKERDSLVFQFCRKHGLPVQVSMGGGYSPAIKDIVEAHCNTFKTGIDLLS; this is encoded by the coding sequence ATGATAAAAATAGCTTATCATTCTTTATATGCGCATCCTTTACCGGAGGGACATCGTTTCCCTATGCTAAAGTATGAACTGATACCCGGGCAATTACTGCATGAAGGCATAATTACTCCTGATCACCTTTTTGAGCCTGAGCCTCTGAGTGAAGATATTGTCTTATTATCACATGACCCGGCTTACTGGGCTCAGCTGAGAGATTTTACCCTGCCGCCAAGAGAACAGCGGCGCATTGGTTTTCCGCTGAATGCACAACTTGTGGAAAGGGAGCTCAGGATTGCTCAGGGAACTATTGACGGTGCTTTATTTGCCAAAGAATACGGTTTGGCTTTTAATGTAGCTGGCGGTACACATCATGCAGGTTCTAACTGGGGAGAGGGATTTTGTCTGTTGAATGATCAGGCAATCGCTGCCAATTATCTTTTGAACAAAGGGCTGTTTAAGCGCATACTGATTATAGATTTAGATGTGCATCAGGGTAACGGGACCGCTCAGATTTTAGAGAATGAACCAAGGGTATTTACTTTCTCTATGCATGGAGAGAAGAATTTCCCTTTTAGAAAAGAGATCTCTGATCTTGATATTGGCCTTGATGCAGATACAGGCGATGATGCCTATCTTTCATTACTGGCCGAAACACTCCCTGAATTGTATCAAAAACATCAGCCCGATTTTGTTTTTTATTTATCCGGTGTAGATGTTTTATCAACTGATAAATTAGGCAAACTCGCTATGAGCAAGGCCGGATGTAAAGAAAGAGACAGTCTGGTTTTTCAGTTTTGCAGGAAACATGGCCTGCCAGTACAGGTAAGCATGGGCGGAGGGTATTCTCCTGCAATTAAAGACATTGTTGAAGCGCATTGCAATACCTTTAAAACCGGTATTGATTTGTTGTCCTGA
- a CDS encoding DNA topoisomerase: protein MKIVIAEKPSVARELAKVFGATGKKDGYIEGKGYSFTWAFGHLLQLAPPQEYGFIGWRRQHLPMLPAKFKLAIRKIKTKDGLVEDPGVRKQLDIIKKLFDESTEIIVATDAGREGELIFRYIYYFLKCKKPFKRLWISSQTDEAIKEGFRNLKPGTDYDTLFNSAHCRSESDWLVGMNATQALSISAGARSVLSLGRVQTPTLAMICSRYIETKNFVPQLYYQLGIQLDKDGQLFKAVSTVNFNVKEEAQVLFDKIEDVGSGFPNGGKILDVEAKPRKEPPPLLHDLSSLQQEANKRKGYTADQTLNLLQNLYESKLVSYPRTGSRYIGDDVFAGVPQLITQLTTHPDFGKQAEFLMTVPLNKRSVNAKKVTDHHAILPTGEVPYQLSADKQAVYDMVVGRMLEAFHQECVKEVTKITIESGSLFIANGTVIRSAGWRSVLNDKEEDKKDEDNPSLPKVKKGEMLPIVEKALLEKQTKPKPLYNEASLLKALETSGKEIEDEELRYAMKDSGLGTPATRAAIIETLITRDYIMREKRNLVPTFKGLAVYDVVKDQKIAQAELTGSWEKRLEEIRSGASVADFKAEISEYTKSITHELLAAGAGLAEKLVPKKEDPAVV from the coding sequence ATGAAGATTGTAATTGCAGAAAAGCCTTCCGTTGCACGTGAATTAGCTAAAGTGTTTGGCGCAACAGGTAAGAAAGACGGATACATCGAAGGTAAAGGGTATTCATTTACCTGGGCATTCGGACATCTGCTGCAATTGGCACCTCCACAGGAATATGGCTTTATAGGCTGGAGAAGACAGCATCTGCCAATGCTTCCCGCTAAATTTAAGCTGGCTATCAGAAAGATCAAAACCAAAGATGGTCTGGTAGAAGATCCCGGAGTAAGGAAGCAGCTCGATATTATTAAAAAGCTTTTTGATGAATCTACCGAGATTATCGTAGCGACGGATGCCGGGAGGGAAGGCGAGCTTATTTTCCGTTATATCTATTATTTTCTGAAGTGTAAAAAACCTTTTAAAAGACTCTGGATATCCTCTCAGACTGATGAGGCTATTAAAGAAGGTTTCAGAAACCTCAAACCAGGTACTGATTATGATACTTTGTTTAATTCTGCGCATTGCAGGTCAGAATCAGACTGGCTGGTTGGAATGAATGCCACACAGGCACTGAGCATCTCGGCAGGAGCAAGATCAGTACTGTCTCTTGGCAGGGTACAAACACCGACGCTGGCAATGATCTGTTCCAGGTATATTGAAACAAAGAATTTCGTACCACAGTTATACTATCAGCTCGGTATACAACTGGATAAGGACGGGCAACTGTTCAAAGCGGTTTCTACAGTCAATTTTAATGTAAAAGAAGAAGCACAGGTTTTATTTGATAAAATTGAAGATGTGGGCTCCGGATTTCCGAACGGAGGAAAGATTCTGGATGTTGAAGCAAAGCCAAGAAAAGAACCACCACCTTTATTGCATGATCTGAGTAGTTTACAGCAGGAAGCAAATAAGCGGAAAGGTTATACTGCAGATCAGACATTGAATTTACTGCAAAATCTATATGAAAGTAAACTGGTTTCATATCCACGTACCGGTAGCCGCTATATTGGTGATGATGTATTTGCCGGTGTTCCTCAGCTGATTACTCAACTGACTACACATCCTGATTTCGGGAAACAGGCCGAATTTCTGATGACTGTGCCTTTGAATAAAAGAAGTGTGAATGCAAAGAAAGTGACCGATCACCATGCTATTTTACCAACCGGTGAGGTACCTTATCAACTGAGTGCAGATAAACAGGCTGTTTATGATATGGTTGTCGGACGTATGCTGGAAGCTTTTCATCAGGAATGTGTTAAAGAAGTAACTAAAATAACGATAGAATCCGGTTCTCTTTTTATTGCTAACGGAACAGTTATCCGTTCTGCAGGATGGCGATCGGTATTAAATGATAAGGAAGAAGATAAAAAAGATGAGGATAATCCATCTCTTCCAAAGGTTAAAAAAGGGGAGATGCTGCCGATCGTAGAAAAAGCTTTACTGGAAAAACAAACCAAGCCTAAACCTTTATATAATGAAGCTTCTTTATTAAAGGCGCTGGAAACTTCAGGTAAAGAGATCGAAGATGAAGAATTGCGCTATGCTATGAAAGACAGTGGTCTGGGAACTCCGGCCACCAGAGCGGCAATTATTGAAACGCTGATTACCAGAGATTATATCATGCGGGAAAAACGTAACCTGGTACCTACTTTTAAAGGACTGGCAGTTTATGATGTTGTTAAAGATCAGAAGATTGCACAGGCAGAACTGACCGGTTCGTGGGAAAAAAGACTGGAAGAGATCAGATCCGGTGCTTCAGTTGCGGACTTTAAAGCGGAAATATCTGAATATACCAAATCAATTACTCATGAACTGCTTGCGGCAGGAGCTGGTCTTGCGGAGAAACTCGTGCCAAAGAAAGAAGACCCGGCGGTAGTATAA
- the kynU gene encoding kynureninase has product MNFENTLSFARTMDKQDPLREFREEFLFPQQNGKPFIYLCGNSLGLQPKSARNVLGKQLDNWQNLAVDGWFEGDSPWMFYHKELKQLMAPVVGALPAEVCPMNTLTVNLHLLMVSFYRPDQKRFKIIMEAGAFPSDQYALESQVRFHGYDPQTAIIEVAPRPGEYILRTEDIEACIAENAAELALVLFGGINYFTGQWFDMQAITKAGHAAGAIVGFDLAHAAGNVPVQLHDWDIDFACWCSYKYQNSGPGGIGGIFVHEKHFKNDQLNRFAGWWGYKESTRFKMEKGFVAEPGADGWQISCSQVMPMALYHASLQIFESAGFMGPLREKSKILTAYLIYIIDQVNLAVGYQQYKVITPEHENDRGTQVSIIASGNAKGVFDKLVAHNVLGDWREPNVIRLSPVPLYNSFEDVFLTGELLLKISKEIAI; this is encoded by the coding sequence ATGAACTTTGAGAATACATTATCATTTGCAAGGACAATGGATAAGCAGGATCCGCTGCGAGAATTCCGTGAAGAATTCCTGTTTCCACAGCAAAATGGTAAACCTTTTATATATCTGTGTGGGAATTCGCTGGGGCTGCAGCCAAAATCAGCACGTAATGTGCTTGGAAAACAACTGGATAACTGGCAAAACCTGGCTGTAGATGGCTGGTTTGAAGGAGATAGTCCCTGGATGTTTTATCATAAAGAACTAAAGCAGTTAATGGCTCCGGTTGTAGGGGCGCTTCCTGCCGAAGTTTGTCCAATGAATACGCTGACTGTTAATCTTCATTTACTGATGGTTAGCTTTTATCGCCCTGATCAAAAGAGATTTAAAATCATTATGGAAGCGGGTGCTTTTCCATCTGATCAGTATGCACTGGAAAGCCAGGTACGTTTTCATGGCTACGACCCGCAGACAGCTATTATTGAAGTGGCACCCAGACCAGGAGAATATATTTTAAGAACAGAAGATATTGAAGCTTGTATTGCTGAAAATGCTGCTGAACTGGCACTGGTATTGTTCGGCGGTATAAATTATTTTACCGGACAGTGGTTTGATATGCAGGCTATTACCAAAGCAGGACACGCTGCGGGAGCAATCGTAGGCTTTGATCTGGCACATGCAGCAGGAAATGTACCCGTACAATTACACGACTGGGACATTGATTTTGCCTGTTGGTGTTCTTATAAATATCAGAACAGCGGACCAGGGGGAATTGGTGGTATCTTTGTCCACGAGAAACATTTCAAGAATGATCAGCTGAACCGTTTTGCAGGATGGTGGGGTTATAAAGAATCTACCCGTTTTAAAATGGAAAAAGGCTTTGTTGCGGAGCCCGGAGCAGATGGCTGGCAGATCAGCTGTTCGCAGGTAATGCCAATGGCCTTATATCATGCTTCACTGCAAATCTTTGAGTCTGCCGGGTTTATGGGACCGCTGAGAGAAAAAAGTAAAATATTAACGGCTTATCTTATTTATATCATCGATCAGGTAAATCTGGCTGTTGGTTATCAGCAGTATAAAGTGATTACACCTGAACATGAAAATGACCGGGGTACACAGGTTTCTATTATTGCCTCAGGAAATGCGAAGGGTGTTTTTGATAAACTGGTGGCGCATAATGTACTGGGCGACTGGAGAGAGCCTAATGTAATCCGTTTGAGTCCGGTTCCTTTATACAACTCTTTTGAGGATGTTTTCCTGACTGGTGAGTTATTGTTAAAAATAAGCAAAGAAATCGCTATATGA
- a CDS encoding bestrophin family protein — MINYNPKDWFTFIFHIHKADTFRKLWPLMLSVAVFSGVIAFMELHFLKLSQTATVKNIGMMHSLLGFVISMLLVFRTNTSYDRWWEGRRLLGELTNISRNLAIKIKSLKLGKEEYEYFSYAIPKYAFALKEHLREKQYFGKNSFLVEVDGGKHIPNQVAASLSSRVFELEVAGKISGEQLIVLSGDLNRFTDICGGCERIKKTPIPFSYSAFIKKFLFIYVITLPFGWVFSLGYFVVPIVPFILYVLASLELIAEEIENPFGEDANDLPVDEICNNIEKHVGEILN, encoded by the coding sequence ATGATAAATTACAATCCCAAAGATTGGTTCACTTTTATTTTCCATATCCATAAGGCAGATACTTTTAGAAAATTATGGCCGCTAATGCTTAGCGTAGCTGTTTTTTCTGGTGTGATTGCTTTTATGGAACTTCATTTTCTGAAATTGTCCCAGACTGCAACAGTTAAAAATATAGGGATGATGCATAGTTTACTGGGTTTTGTGATATCTATGTTGCTGGTATTTCGAACCAATACGTCTTATGACCGCTGGTGGGAAGGCAGGAGGCTGTTGGGAGAGCTGACCAATATAAGCCGGAACCTGGCGATCAAGATTAAATCGCTTAAACTGGGTAAAGAAGAGTATGAGTATTTCAGCTATGCTATTCCTAAATATGCTTTCGCTTTGAAAGAACATTTGAGAGAAAAACAGTATTTTGGTAAAAACAGCTTTCTGGTTGAGGTAGATGGGGGTAAACATATTCCCAACCAGGTTGCAGCCAGTCTTTCTTCCCGGGTTTTTGAACTGGAAGTAGCGGGTAAGATTTCAGGTGAACAGCTGATTGTACTCAGTGGAGACCTGAATCGCTTTACAGATATCTGTGGCGGATGTGAACGGATAAAAAAAACACCTATTCCTTTTTCTTATAGCGCTTTTATTAAAAAGTTCCTTTTTATCTATGTGATCACACTCCCTTTTGGATGGGTATTCAGTCTTGGTTATTTTGTGGTTCCGATAGTTCCTTTTATTCTTTATGTGCTGGCCAGTCTGGAACTGATTGCTGAAGAAATAGAGAACCCATTTGGAGAAGATGCCAATGATTTACCAGTAGATGAGATCTGTAATAATATAGAAAAACACGTAGGGGAGATTTTGAATTAA
- a CDS encoding aminotransferase class IV, giving the protein MSTNTVFLNDTFIGTDQASLLITDLSIQRGYGIFDFFKTVNGQPIFLDDHIERFYNSAKNMHLHVSQSPAELKKIIGELMQRNNLPDSGIKITLTGGYSEDAYALPPTQNLIITQVPLIIPQGLQAEGITLATYVYQRQLSAMKTLDYSMAIWLQPFIEENKADDVLYHFNGLVKETPRANLFIVTHEGEVITAKSDILSGVIRKNILNLEDSGFQISARDFTLAELYNASEAFLTSTTKNILPVLKVDGKEIGNGKAGRITAQLYTLLLDKIR; this is encoded by the coding sequence TGATACTTTCATCGGGACCGATCAGGCTTCCTTATTAATTACAGATCTTTCTATACAAAGAGGGTATGGAATATTTGATTTCTTTAAAACAGTAAATGGTCAGCCTATTTTTCTGGATGATCATATAGAACGTTTTTATAACTCTGCAAAAAATATGCATCTGCATGTCAGTCAGAGCCCTGCGGAACTGAAAAAAATTATTGGTGAACTGATGCAAAGGAATAACCTGCCTGATTCGGGAATTAAAATAACCTTAACCGGAGGGTATTCTGAAGATGCTTACGCCCTTCCTCCTACGCAAAACCTCATTATTACCCAGGTACCTTTAATTATCCCACAGGGTCTTCAGGCTGAAGGCATAACCTTAGCAACTTACGTCTATCAGAGACAGTTATCTGCAATGAAAACACTGGATTATTCAATGGCGATCTGGCTACAACCTTTTATTGAAGAAAATAAAGCTGATGATGTATTATATCATTTTAATGGTTTAGTTAAAGAAACCCCGAGAGCTAATTTATTCATTGTGACTCATGAAGGGGAAGTTATAACTGCTAAAAGCGATATCCTGAGTGGGGTAATCCGCAAAAACATACTGAACCTTGAAGATTCAGGTTTCCAGATCTCAGCACGTGATTTTACTTTAGCAGAACTTTATAATGCAAGCGAGGCTTTTCTTACCAGTACAACAAAAAACATCCTTCCTGTCTTAAAAGTAGATGGAAAAGAAATTGGTAATGGAAAAGCCGGAAGAATTACGGCACAACTTTATACTTTGCTTCTGGACAAAATCCGCTAG